One part of the Marichromatium purpuratum 984 genome encodes these proteins:
- a CDS encoding DUF4212 domain-containing protein, translated as MTPEKRAEYWRANIRLLVVLLTIWFVVSYGFGIILVEPLNAISLGGYKLGFWFAQQGSIYTFVVLIFVYAANMNRLDKKFDVGEE; from the coding sequence ATGACACCTGAAAAACGGGCAGAGTACTGGCGGGCGAACATTCGCCTGCTGGTGGTTCTGCTGACCATCTGGTTCGTGGTCTCGTATGGGTTCGGGATCATCCTGGTCGAACCCTTGAATGCCATTTCCCTTGGGGGCTACAAACTCGGCTTCTGGTTCGCCCAGCAAGGCTCGATCTATACCTTCGTGGTACTGATCTTCGTCTATGCGGCGAACATGAACAGGCTCGACAAGAAGTTCGACGTCGGCGAAGAGTAA